GGCTCTTCGGCGCCTTCGTCGGAGTCCTCATCGTCGGCGTGCTCGACAACGGGCTCGTGCTCATGAACGTGAGCGAGTACGTCCAGCTCGTCATCAAGGGATGCATCCTGCTCGCCGCCGTCGTGTACGACGCGATGTCCAAGAACTCCCGAGGTCGCCGCAAGCAGATCGGCGGCGTGCCGCTCTCCGTCCCCGCGACGCCCGTCGCCGCCTGACCATCCCGCTCCGGAGACCGCCCGTCTCCGGCCATCCCCTGGACGTGCTCGCCGACGAAGGCGGGACCCGCGCGTCCGCACACGAAAGGAAGCCCCTTGTGAAGAAGATCGGCATGTTCGCCGCGACCACGGCGGTCGCAGCGCTCGCGCTCTCCGGGTGCACCACCGTCCACGACACCGCTCCCGCCGGAGGGAGCGCAGGCGGCGACGACGCCGTCGGCATCACCTTCTCCGACCTCAGCAATCCGGTCTGGGCCGAGCTCGTGCAGGAGGCGCAGTCCTACGGCGCCGAGCAGGGACTCTCGGTCACCTATGTGGACGCGAAGAACGACGCCGCCACGCAGGTCACGCAGATCGAGAACTTCATCCAGCAGGGCGTATCCACGATCATCGTGTGCGCCGTCGACGCCAACGCTCTCGCCGGCGTCACGAAGCGCGCGCAGGAGGCCGGCATCGAGGTCGTCGGGTACACGCAGGTCCTGGAGAACTACGACGCGCAGTATCTCGTGGACGCCTACAACACCGGCTATGCCAACGGCGAGGCGGCCGCGGCGTGGATCGACGAGAACTTCGACGCCGACGAGACGGTCGAATGGGCGCTCATGGACCTGCCACGGTTCCCCGAGATCATCGACCGCGCGAACGGCATCAAGGACGCCATCGCCGAGCTCGCGCCCAACGCCGAGCTCGTGGCCACCGCGCCGGCCCTCACGGCGGAGGACGGCGTCGCCAACGCCGAGAACTTCCTCCAGGCGAACCCCGACCTCAAGGTCATCGCGACGATCGGCGGCGGCGGGGCCGTCGGCGGCAACGAGGGCGTCAAGTCCGCGGGCGTGACCGACGACGAGTCGTTCGGCCTGTTCGGCATCGACGCCACGGAGAACGAGGTGCAGAACATCATCGACGGCGATCCGGAGAAGTCGACGATCAGCCTGGGCGGAGGCCGGGCTCACGGCCGAACCCTCATCGACATCACGGTCGACCTCCTCGCGGGCGAGGCCGTCGAGAAGGACCAGTTCATGCCGATCGAGGTCATCGACGCGTCCAACGCGCAGGAGTACTACGACGAGGTGTTCGGCGACTGACGCCGACGGGCGTCCCGGCGTGCGCGCCGGGACGCCCGGGCGGGCCGCCGGTCCGCCGGAGTGTGCATCGCGGACACGTGCCGCGGTGCGGAAGGAGACCCCATGACCATCGTGCTCGCCGCCGGCGACCGCTTCATCAGGCCCCGCCTCTTCCGCGACCACGTGCTCGCGCAGGCGGGCGATCTCGTCGACGAGGTGCGCGATCTCGAGCTGCCGTGGCCCGATGTGCCGTTCGGCCGCGTGGGCGACGTCGACGAGGCGTCGAGCGACGAGGAGACGATCATCGCGGCGCTCGACGGCGCCGACGCCCTCGTCACGCAGCTGGCCCCCGTCACGGACAGGGTGCTCGCCGCGACCCCGTCGCTGCGATTCATCGGCGTCTCGCGCGGCGGGCCGACGAACATCGACCTCTCGGCCGCCGAGCGGCGCGGGGTCCTGGTCTGCAACGTCCCCGGTCGCAACGGCGTCGCGACCGCGGAGATGAGCCTCGGGCTCATGCTCGCCGTCCTCCGCCGGATCCCCCTCACGCAGCGCACGCTCGAGAGCGGGCGCTGGGAGGGGCGCTTCTACCGCGACGACCAGGTCGGCCTCGAGATCGACGGCGCCGTCGTCGGCGTCCTGGGCGCGGGCGCCGTGGGCCGCCGCGTCGCGTCGGTCGTCGCGGCGATGGGCGGGCGCGTGCTCGTGTACGACCCCTACCTGCCGAGCGGAGCGCTGCCCGACGCCGAGATCGTCGACGACGTCGACGATCTCTTCCGACGCTCCGACATCCTCACGGTGCACGCGCGGCTCAACGCCGACACGGCCGGAGTCGTGTCGGCGGAGCGCATCGCGCTCATGCCGCGCGGAGCGCACATCGTCAACGCCGCGCGCGGCGGGCTCGTGGACTACGCGGCGGTGGCCGCGGCGCTCGCCTCCGGCCAGCTCGCGGGCGCCGCGTTCGACGTCTTCCCGAGCGAGCCCGTCGACTTCTCCCATCCGATCTTCGCGGCGTCGGCGGCGGGACACAATGTCGTCATGACGCCGCACATCGCCGGCGCGAGCAGGCAGACGGCGGAGCGCGCCGCCGCCGGCGTCGCGGAGGAGCTCGGACGCGTCCTCCGCGGCGAGCCCGTGCGGCACGCGCTGACCGGCGTCTCGGCGCGGAGCCGGTGACCGTGCGGATCCTCCTCGGCGTCGACGTCGGCACGACGTCGCTGAAGGCGGTCGCGACCGACGGCGACGGCCGGCTCGTCCGCGAGGGCGCCGTGCGCTATCCGACGGCGACGGACGCCGACGGCGGTGCCGAGCAGGACGCGGACGTCTGGTGGCGCGCCCTGTGCGAGATCGCCCCGCGCGTGGTGGCGGGCGACGAGGTCGTGGCGGTCGCGGTCACCTCGCAGGCCCCGACGCTCGTGCCCGTCGACGCCGACGGCGCCGCCGTCGGCCCGGCGTTCACCTGGCTCGACCGGCGTGCGCAGGCCGATGCCGCCCGCGTCGCGGCCGTCGCGCCGGGACGCAACGGCGCCGACGCGTTCTTCGGGACGGCGAAGCTCCCCTGGCTGGCGCGCGAGCGTCCGGCGATCGCCGACGCGGCGCACCGGGTCGTGTCCGCGAACGGCTACATCGTCGCCCGGCTGGGCGGAGCCGTCGTGCTCGACGACACCTCCGCCTCGCTCATGCAGGGGTTCGACGAGGAGTCCTCGTCGTTCCCCGCCGC
This window of the Microbacterium sp. AB genome carries:
- a CDS encoding sugar ABC transporter substrate-binding protein, whose protein sequence is MKKIGMFAATTAVAALALSGCTTVHDTAPAGGSAGGDDAVGITFSDLSNPVWAELVQEAQSYGAEQGLSVTYVDAKNDAATQVTQIENFIQQGVSTIIVCAVDANALAGVTKRAQEAGIEVVGYTQVLENYDAQYLVDAYNTGYANGEAAAAWIDENFDADETVEWALMDLPRFPEIIDRANGIKDAIAELAPNAELVATAPALTAEDGVANAENFLQANPDLKVIATIGGGGAVGGNEGVKSAGVTDDESFGLFGIDATENEVQNIIDGDPEKSTISLGGGRAHGRTLIDITVDLLAGEAVEKDQFMPIEVIDASNAQEYYDEVFGD
- a CDS encoding NAD(P)-dependent oxidoreductase, with amino-acid sequence MTIVLAAGDRFIRPRLFRDHVLAQAGDLVDEVRDLELPWPDVPFGRVGDVDEASSDEETIIAALDGADALVTQLAPVTDRVLAATPSLRFIGVSRGGPTNIDLSAAERRGVLVCNVPGRNGVATAEMSLGLMLAVLRRIPLTQRTLESGRWEGRFYRDDQVGLEIDGAVVGVLGAGAVGRRVASVVAAMGGRVLVYDPYLPSGALPDAEIVDDVDDLFRRSDILTVHARLNADTAGVVSAERIALMPRGAHIVNAARGGLVDYAAVAAALASGQLAGAAFDVFPSEPVDFSHPIFAASAAGHNVVMTPHIAGASRQTAERAAAGVAEELGRVLRGEPVRHALTGVSARSR